From the Harpia harpyja isolate bHarHar1 chromosome 16, bHarHar1 primary haplotype, whole genome shotgun sequence genome, one window contains:
- the LOC128153029 gene encoding olfactory receptor 5AS1-like → MPEENCTVLTEFILLGFTDRLEVEIPLFGLFLLIYTTTLVGNAGLILLVQLNACLHTPMYYFLSSLSFLDLSCSSAIAPKMLVNLLAQRKTISLIGCATQMFLFAAFADAECLILAAMAYDRYVAICHPLLYTVAMSRRVCTSVVVGAYLGGGLTSLVHTSFTFTLLFCGSNVINHFFCDIPPLLELSCSSTHVNEILLFTLCGFIQTSTFLTIAVSYACILSTILRIRVADSRHKAFYTCTSHLMAVGLFYGSLLFTYLQPSSSYSLDTDKVISVFYTVVFPMLNPLIYSLRNKEVKDALRRTVERRVFSQ, encoded by the coding sequence ATGCCTGAAGAAAACTGCACCGTACTGACCGAGTTCATTCTCTTGGGTTTCACTGACCGTCTGGAGGTGGAGATACCTTTGTTTGGACTTTTCCTACTCATCTACACCACCACTTTGGTGGGGAACGCTGGCCTCATTTTGCTCGTCCAGCTCAATGCCTGCCTTCATACCCCCATGTACTATTTCCTAAGCAGTTTATCTTTCTTAGACCTTAGCTGTTCATCTGCCATTGCTCCCAAGATGCTGGTGAATCTGTTAGCACAGCGGAAGACCATTTCTTTAATTGGCTGTGCAACCCAGATGTTTCTCTTCGCTGCCTTTGCTGATGCCGAGTGCCTCATTTTGGCTGcgatggcctatgaccgctacgtgGCCATATGTCATCCTCTTCTCTACACCGTTGCCATGTCCCGCAGGGTCTGCACCTCCGTGGTAGTTGGGGCTTATCTCGGCGGGGGTCTGACCTCCCTGGTGCACACGTCTTTCACATTCACGTTGCTGTTCTGTGGCTCCAACGTGATCAACCATTTCTTCTGTGATATTCCCCCACTGCTGGAGCTCTCCTGCTCCAGTACACACGTCAACGAGATCCTCCTCTTCACCCTGTGTGGCTTTATACAAACCAGCACCTTCCTGACCATCGCCGTCTCCTACGCCTGCATCCTCAGCACCATCCTCCGGATCCGTGTGGCAGATAGCAGGCACAAAGCCTTCTACACCTGCACCTCCCATCTGATGGCTGTCGGGTTATTCTACGGCTCCCTCCTCTTCACGTATTTACAGCCCAGCTCCAGCTACTCGCTGGACACGGACAAAGTGATCTCTGTATTTTATACTGTTGTCTTTCCCATGCTGAACCCCCTGATTTATAGCCTGAGGAACAAAGAGGTGAAGGATGCCCTCAGGAGAACAGTAGAGAGAAGAGTGTTTTCTCAGTGA
- the LOC128152417 gene encoding olfactory receptor 2D2-like — MARENQSIVTEFIFRGLSSQPRTQTVLFIVFLVFYLFTMVGNITIVTVIRADCQLQSPMYFFLANLSFLDICYVSSNIPPMLVNLLTKKRTISFSGCAAQMYFSLAFGMTECVLLGVMAYDRYMAICHPLLYTTAMNRKVCIHMVVASWTGSLLSSLVITSLTLRLPFCRPDIMNHYFCEVLAVLALACCDTALMDLVIFIFSILIVFIPFLLIITSYAHILSTISKIKSAHMQSKAFSTCGSHLMVVTIFYGTAIYIYMSPKSRLPQDRDKVVAVFYTIVAPMLNPLIYSFRNKDMKRALRRAMNRPYRLFRDL; from the coding sequence ATGGCCAGGGAAAACCAAAGCATAGTGACAGAATTCATCTTTCGAGGCCTTTCCTCTCAACCAAGGACACAGACTGTTCTTTTCATAGTGTTCCTGGTTTTTTATCTGTTCACAATGGTTGGGAACATCACGATCGTTACAGTGATCAGAGCTGACTGCCAGCTGCAGTCAcccatgtattttttccttgccAACCTGTCCTTCTTAGACATCTGCTACGTCTCCAGCAACATCCCCCCGATGCTGGTGAACCTCTTGACCAAGAAGAGGACCATCTCCTTCTCTGGATGTGCTGCTCAGATGTATTTCTCTCTGGCTTTTGGCATGACAGAGTGTGTCCTGCTTGGGGTCATGGCCTATGATCGATATATGGCAATATGTCACCCCTTGCTCTACACCACTGCCATGAACAGGAAGGTTTGCATTCACATGGTCGTGGCTTCCTGGACCGGCAGCCTGCTGAGCTCCCTGGTCATCACCAGCCTCACCTTGCGGCTGCCCTTCTGCAGGCCTGACATCATGAACCATTACTTCTGTGAAGTGCTAGCAGTGCTGGCCTTGGCCTGCTGCGACACTGCCCTCATGGACTTGGTCATCTTCATCTTCAGCATCCTCATAGTGTTCATCCCCTTTCTTCTGATCATCACCTCCTACGCCCATATCCTTTCCACCATCTCGAAGATTAAATCTGCACATATGCAATCCAAGGCTTTCTCCACCTGTGGATCCCACCTGATGGTGGTAACCATATTCTATGGGACAGCCATCTACATATACATGAGTCCTAAGTCAAGGCTTCCACAGGACAGGGACAAAGTGGTTGCAGTGTTTTACACCATTGTAGCCCCAATgctgaaccccctcatctacagcttCAGGAACAAGGACATGAAGCGTGCCCTGAGAAGGGCGATGAATAGACCCTATAGGCTTTTCAGGGATTTGTAG